Below is a genomic region from Prochlorococcus marinus str. MIT 0918.
CTCTTCGGCTCCCTACCTGACGCATAAGTGACTGGTAAGCACCATAAAGAAGTTGCTGCCCTGTTTGCCCACGTGCATAGAATGTTCTACTGACAAGTGCACCCCCAAAACGACGGGTCGAGAGCAATCCATCATAATCTCGAGCAAAAGGTACTCCTTGATTTACACATTGATCAATAATTGAACTACTTATTTCTGCAAGTCGTCGGCAACTTGCCTCTCGTGCTCTAAAATCACCTCCACGAACAGTGTCTACAAATAGTTCATTTACTCCATCACAATCATCCTCTCTGATTTTCTTTGCAGCATTGATTCCTCCTTGCGCAGCAACAGAATGAGCACGACGAGGACTATCGTTATAGGTAATAAGCTTTACTGGAAATCCTTGTTCGGCGAGAGTCGCCGCAGCCGAGGCCCCCGCAAGCCCACCACCAACAACAACAATTTGCAGTTTATTCTTATTCCCTAAAGAAATATATGGAAGACTTTTTTGAATTCTTTCCCATGCACCATCTATGTTCCCTAAAGGTATGCATGGGTCAAGGAAATAACTCATTAATAATTAATCATTGATCTGCCAATTAAAGCTGTTACTAAAATAAACCCACCACTAATTATCACAGACAAGCCACGCCCAAGAGCTCTTATTAATGAAGAATTTAAAGGAGTTAAAAGTCCAAGACTTCGCTGAGATGATTCAATTCCATGGAAAAGATGTAAAAGTAAAGCTAATGAACTCAAGATATAAAAACTAGAAGTTACAGGAGAGGAAAGGAATAATTGCAATGTAACGAGTTCAGATCCATCAGCTGGACGAGGGAATCTAAGTTGTCCAAGATGAATAAAAAGGAAATATAATAATACAACTCCGCCAATTGGTTGGCTTCGCGCAGCAAAAATAGCTAGAAAATTTTTTCTCCTAGACACTAAGTTTGAGTTGCTTCCATTTTGGGAATTACTTATAACCTTAACAAGGGTTAAAAATATGTGAGTCAAAGCAATTGCAACCAAACAAAGCTCGCACATAATTACCCAAGAAGCTGAATGCAATGCTGTCGCATAAAGCTCAAAGGGAATTGGGGCTATTATAGCTATAAACAATCCAAGCAAATGAATAACTAAAAAAAAGAGTAAAAGCAAACCAGAACTAGCAAGAAAAATCCTCCTCAAACTCTTCTCAAAAGTATCTACTAAAAATCTTAGATAACAACTTCCTAAAAAAACTATTGCTTAGTATTTATTTTTGCAAAATTACTAATTATTTGTGCTGATTAATCACTGATCGACTGCTCTTTCCATCAGCTTCTAAGACCTGGTTGCGACAGGTAAAACCCTATTAGAAAACTAGCATCACTCCAAAAACGAAGTCACCATAGTTACTTCAACAGCTTTATCAGGTAAACATTCCGTTGGATAAGAAATCACATTCTTAGCAGTGAAACCTACGCCGATTGCAACTAATCCAATTACAAACATCCATTTAGATCTTTCAGAAGTAAGAGAATTTTTCACAGCGTAAATAATCGAAAAAACAAATTTTGTTGTTGGTTCTCCATGACCACTAAAGCATTTTCAACAACTTGCTGTCTTTTAATCATGCAAGAACTTAAAAAAAAGCATCCTAATGCTGTCTAAAAAGTGCATCAGCGGAGATTTAATCAACTCGTCCTTAATATATATCCTGCAATCATGTTCAATAGATAAAAAACTTTTAGTAGTGGAAGCTGAATAGATTCTCTCCGACAAATAAATGTTTAGGAACCTATGCCACCCTGTTGATTAAAATAATTGAATGAAATGGCAACACCAACTTTCATGAAAGTTTTCCACATTACGTTAAAGCCTGAATGTGGGGATCAATATTGTGAAGTTTATATGCGAGTGACTAAGGGATCGATACATCGCTTAAACAGGAGAAGATAGTTTTTTCTTTGTGGAGCTTGGAGAAAATAAAAAGCACTCGTTACTGAAAGGCCAAAGAGGCTTGCTCACTTAGATGAAGTATGAGGGTTTATAAAAGAATTATCACCTGAACTTGGGATTAGTGATCCTGTCTGTCCTAGACATTGCTTCCTATGAAGATGATCAACGTAAATAGAAAGATAAGTTATTTTCCCATAGCTCTTCTTAATTTTGTTGCTTCATCCATACCTTCCATGATCGTGAAGGTTGCATTCTCTGTTGCCGCTTTACGTATTTTACTAAGCTCTTGATATTCCACTGATTCATAAGCCTCAACCGCTGCACGCATCGAAGGGAATTCACAAATAACCGCGAGGTTTGCTCCCTCCGTTTGTTCTTTACCTTGTGGCTGCATATCTTTTGCGAAGACATTACCCTCAACTGTTTTTAACCAGGGTCCTACCTTTTCTACGTATTGATCAAAAAGTTCATGGTTGATAACTGTTGAGGTTGAGATCCAATAACCTTTTGCACCTTTTTTGTCCATAAGATTTAAGTGATTTCAAAAGAAGAGCATTTGTCCTCCATTGACACTAAAGCATTAAAAAAGCTCAAGGATCAGCAGAAATTTATATTTTGGGAATTTTTGAGGAGGAACTCGTTTCACTATCTCTTTAGATCCTAGTCGAGGCATCAAGATTTGAACTTGCCACCTAGTGATCAAAAAAAAAATATAACTCAGCAAGCATAAAACAGAAGCCTTGCCCCTCTCCTGGCAAGACTTTAACCACTACAAAGATGCCTACAAAGTTCTAAAGGAGGTCTATAGAAACATTGACTTTTGAGATGGTAATTAGTAAGACCACACTTACTATGAAATCGTAGAGATCACGCATTAAACCAAACTCCTTCTTTTTTCTAACTGAATGGACTTAATTATAAATTCACTTTTAATTATTCCATCAAAAGAACTAAAGTGGCGCTTTTCTAGATCATCAGGTCCTGGAGGGCAAGGGGTAAATACCACTGATAGTCGTGTTGAGCTTATTTTCGATATAAAAAACTCCTCAATCATTAGTCCCTTTCAAAAGATTAGATTGCTTGAGCAACTGCAGAATCGAATTAGAAATGGTTGCGTAAATATCGTTGCTACAGAAGAACGATCCCAATATCACAACCGCAAATTAGCATTAGTCCGTTTAACAAACCTTTTACAAGAGGGATTGAAAGCACCCCCAAAATCAAGGGCAGCAACTAAGCCCACCCGTGCCTCACAAAATCGTCGTCTTACCACGAAGAAACATCGCGGTGAGTTGAAGAAAAAACGTCAACGAAAATCTTCCATAGATGACTAAACGGAACTACTGATTAATCAAGCATTAGCTTAATCTCTATATATGGGAAAACCATGTAACAACAACTAAATTGAGATTTTTTTATCAACGTCTCTTTAATAAGCAATTATTATTAATGGCAATAGAAATTAGAGAGGGAAGCAATTACTTTAACTACTTCAAAACAACTTATTCGATAGATTAAGTAAAAGCTAATTTGCTAAAAGCTTATTGACTATAGTTCTATTTATAATTCCATAAGGGTGATATAAATGCATATTCAACCTATTATTTATTCCCAATGAAGAGCTTATATATTTTATTTTTTTGACTTTTGAAAACTGAATATTTTCATATAAAGAAATCTTAGCATTTTCAAACTCTATAACTGACTCTGCTTGTGCTGGAGATATCGTACTAGATGTATTCTTAATAGCATCAAGTGCTAATAAACTAGTTCCACCTACTGCTAAGAGTGAAATAGCTCCTAATTTAATTAACCTCTTAGTCCTAGATGTTGGCTTTGATTGATTTAAATCTCCTTGAATCAGAGACAAGGCATCAACAACAAAATTTTCAAGTGGATTATATGTTGCTCTATTTTTGATTTCTTCCTTCTGTATAGAAGGTGAAAGTATTGTCAATTCATTCTCTTCAACGGTGTTTAATAATGTCTGCTTTGAAAGGTATTCGTCATATTTACTTAATGAGTAAATAGAAACTCCAAGAATCATAGGGAAAAAGAATAGACTTATAAACCCATAGCTAATTGCTGGATAAGAGCCAACTGTGGTCTCTACTCCCAAGGGAAGAAAAAAGCTAACCATTAAATAATTAAATTTGAACAACTAAACCATTCCTATCAGCAAAGGTCCATGAGTATTTATTCCTTTTTGGTAAGAACTGTTATAAAGGTTGTCCTTATATACGTATTCAACCCTTCTTTTTAGGTTATACCAAGAGTGGCCAGATAAAGGCATTTAAAATGAAGAAGGCTCCGCATCTGCAAACTAGTACCCCAGGGTCTCTCCCTTGCAATGTCTAAAAAAAATAGATATATATAGGAAGCTGATACTATTTAAATAATGTTCACTCTAATTACTGTATCTTTCTCTTTGTTTTTTATTGGTATAACTGTATGGACGATCATCACTTACTTAGTTAAAGAAGATTCCCAAAAGGTTATTAAAGAAGAACTTAAGAACTTGTTTGATATTTGTAAGATGTTCTTTCTATCTCTAAAGAGCCTAATAGGAGTATTAGCAAAGTATTCCTTTTCTTCTAATTCAGGCGAAACAGCTTCTGCTGAGTCAAATGGATTAGATGAACAGCTATTAAAGTTTGTTCAAGCAGTTGAACCAGTTGAATCGCCATCATTTGAATTGTCAGTTCAAGAAGATGAGGACACTGCTCTTTCTTCATTCAGTCCAGAATTGATTGAAGTAATTAATGAAGAAGAAGAAAAAGTTGCTTAATTTAAGTGATCGCACTCCTAGAAATGGAGCTTGGACTATTTAAAACAAAAACATATTTGCTACATATAGAAAAAACTAAAATTTTAAGCTTAACAATTTTCCAACCTATGTTTTTTACTGAGATCCCATACAAAAAAGATTTTAACCAGTGTCCATAGAGAGCCAACTATAAACCATGCCTATTGATCTCAGTGATCTTTGGAAACTCATACTAGCAACTACTTGCTAACCAATTTTTCAACTAAAGTTGGGGAGAGGTATTAAATAAAACGATAACTAAGAATGAATCTTGATTAGAACTTTCAAACCTCAATAAATTAAAAATGCTGGATATATCTATCTATGCCTAACTTCAGTCATAACGAATTCTTAGCATTGAAAGCAACTGATTATGATTGTTGCAAAAATGACAAGTCGTTAACCTTTCCATAGAAAAAAGAGACAGATCATGAGATTGGGTGAGAAATAACAACTAAATCTTTTCTATGATTCAAGACTTCGTTTTCCTCAGGATTATCATGGTTTTCCACAGTTATTCCACCGACTAGTATCAAGATTAGTTTACTTAACTAGCCCCTGTGGATAAGTAACAATTAATAAAAAGCTTACTGGCAGACTCTGGCCACAAAACGATATAATTTGTTTAAGAAATTTTTGAACCCGAGATAATCCTTATAGAGACACATTCTCAAGATAAGACGACTTAATAACGGAGAGTATAAAAACTCTCTTGACTAGCCATAAAAAACAAGTCGATAGTAAAGACAGTTCGAGAAGAATGATCAAGAATGGACCACAAAACTTTCAATCCGAAACAACACTTATCACCCCTTAATAGGGATTTGAAAATGAGTTCTGTGGTTAGTTTTATATCCGATGTCCCTGCACCCATAAAGGCTTCTATGGAAGCTTTTATAAAAAGCCATCCAAACTGGGATCAACATAGGTTTATTCAAGCTGCTATAGCAAAATTCCTAATTCAAAATGGAATCAACTCGAGCTCGATTACACGTCTATATATCGAAAATGTTTTTCCTCAAAAACTTTCTAAGAGAGAAATGCTGTGAAATTAGAAACGGAAATATCAGAAGTTCTTTATGAAAAGATGAAGGCCTTCATCAAATCAAATCCAAAATGGACTCAAGACAGCTTTATGAGTTCATCTCTAGCTAATTTTTTGTTCCAAAATGGATGTAAAAATGAGGATGTTAAAGAGAAATTCCTTCAAGACTTATTTTAAGGCTCTGTCAATCGAAAGAAGCAGAGAAAAATATGCTGCTAATTCTAAATTCAAGAAGACTTGCTTGCAGAATTGCTCTGTCGAATCATTGGAAAATTCTAGTAGATTTGTGTAAGACTTATTCAAATAACTCACGAGCAACCCCTAGGAAGAAACCTATCAACACTTGGGCAAGTTTGATACCTCTTCGTTCCTTTGAACTGAAGGATTCTTATAACAACATCGCTCAATGATGGGAGATATGCCTTCCTCTAATTCTTTTAGTAGCTCATTTTTGAATACCTCTCTATTCTCAAGCGTTGGTGGTTCGTACCCTGATTCTTGAGCATCTACTAAAAGAGCCAAAATAGTTCTATGAAAAAGAGGATGACGTAAAGACATTTCTAGCAACAACCACAACTGCTATCGGAATCATTTTTACTTTCAAGTGCTGTGTTTTCGAATGCATCTGCAACATCCCTAAGCATTACAGCAATAAATTCAGAAGGACATTTAAGTTGATTAATATAGCCTGCACATTGCTGAGCTATGCCCTGCATAGCAGGAAGAATTATTCTGTCGACCTGCTCATCTGTTGGTTGCCAAATCTCTTCGCACTTATCAGTCATTAAACAAAAAGCATTCAGAAATCCATCATGCCGCTTTTCTGTTGTATTTCTCTTAGCATTCAGTGTTTGCAGATATAGAGAAACTGTAAAGGATTTTTCAACTAAATAAATTGATAAATAAAATTAGTTTGTGGCGTTACATAAATCATAGAAACCTAATGATCCACTATAATTTAAAGAGAATCAATCATGAAAATGGGGCCAAAAAGAACTCAGTTGAATATCAATATCGACCCAGAATTGTTGCTCAAACTTAAGTCTGAAGCAATTAAGAATGGACAAACATTAACGAAATATGTCACTGATCAACTAGCAAACCATCAACACAAAAAAGATTCGGATTACCTTCTTGAGCAAAGGCTATTAAAGATAGAACAAAAGCTTGGTTTAGTTAAGAGTTCGACTATCAAACAAAACGAAGATATAGGAGTTATTTTTACCGATGAAGGCGCAAAGTTATATGGCGAGATAGCTAAGGAAATATTTGATTCACACATTCAATCAAAAGGACTTTCTTTGAGCTCTGCATTAAAAGACCTAGCTCGTCATCTCAATAACTACAAACATAGTGACCCTGAACTAGTATTTCAGATCCTATTAGGTAATCATGTATTAACAGGCTTAGAAATGACAAAAGCCTATAGGAAGGGATCTTGTGGCATGAGAACTGCTCTATGTGATTGGACCAATGACAATTTAGAACCTTTAAATGAGGCTTTTCTAAACGCAGTTATAACGAAAAATCTTAAATAAGTAATCGATGAATCTTGGACTTCTTCAAATGAATCAAATTTTAGTCCAAATAGGCTGCCTAATAGAGAATAGAAAGCCCATATCATACAGATTGAGAAAAGGATCAACTTCTTGCAAATAAAAATCTTTTATGGGAAGAATGAGTAACTTCCAATTCACAGATGAGCAATTTTTAGAGATCAGAGAAATCTGGCGAGATATCAACTCCCAATGCAAAACCATTCAAGACCAGACTGGTTGTCCAAATAGTGAAATAGTTAAAATGATTGATTCAGCTAAGAGTTACTGGGAAAATAAAAGCTCCTCCAGATAAAAGAGTGATTTGTTTAGCCAGAGATGATCAAGATGCTTTGGATCTGACTTAAACGTTTTCTTCTCTTTAATTTATTTGCCAATTGGTATGTTTTTATTAGTGTCGAGAAAAAGTTTTATAACCAATGGGAAAAGTAACCAAAAGAGTGGAAGAGCTTGAGAGGAGAGCCCAGCATTTAGAAGTAGTGCTGCAACACCAAGCAAAGAAAAGCAAATAAGTTCCGTACTCATTGCTATCCAATACCTGGGATATCAAAAGGAAGCTTATCTCCTGCTGATACTAAAAATTTTTGAACAAATGGTATACGTAATAAGAGTAAAGGAAGGACAATGTTCAATACGATCCAACCCCCTCCAATAATTGGTGCCCATTTGCCAAATTTTTTGAGAAAGCCTTTTTGTTCTTTTCCCTCTGCCATGGATTTCAAAAGAGTTAGAGCGTTGATTCTTTCTAGCCATCTTTATTAACACTAACTACTGCCTAATGAAGAGTTAACTTGTACCCATGGGCTAACTGTTTAGTGAAGATCAAGATTAACCCAAAATTTATCTAAACCTTATCTGACTTATTTCACTTAACTTTTGGTCGTAATTATTCAAAGTCACCCAAGACTTTTGGGTCCCTAAAATGATGTGCTCTTTGATCATCAACATCTGCCATGACATCAACATCTGGCATAGCATCAACATCCTCTTGTCTCTTCTCAAGACTGTCAGCAATAGTCCTTAAAACGCCCGCAATTAAAGATAGTAAGGATGATTTCATTTTCACTAATCAACTAGAGCAGCCCAAGAGAAAGCTGAGCCTATTCCAATCCAGGCTCCGGCAGTCAAGAGTAGTCCGTTAGCCCCTAACCAATTAATGATTCTTTGAGACATTGCCGTCACTAGTAATAATAAGCCTGCTTGGGCAAAAAGAAGACCTAACAAATAACCTATGAGAGGTGTAGATTCTGCTCCAACAATTGTGCTTCCAAGTAAATAGCCATGTAAAGCAAACATAGGCAAGAGCCATTTTGAACTCAACCGATTTAAAACAATTAATCCTTCTATGGCTAAAGATAATGAAACAAGTGCTTCTGCCCAGGGGGCCAGTAAATCAGGCAACGGTTGCAACTGTACCAATGCACTTCCTGCCAAGCCAACCGCCAAAAGTGGCAGGACCCATTTCTTGGTTCTTTTGAGTCCTATCAGGGCGATGCCCAGCATGAAAAGAAGATGATCAGGTCCTAGCAATGGGTGTCCAACTCCGCTAAGCAAAGCTTGCCAAACTGACAAATCAGAATTCTCGCCCATACCAAAGGGATGATGAGCCAAGGCTGGTTTTATAAAACCAAGTAATAAAAGGAGAAAGAATACTCCTAGAGAATCCAGGAGTTTGGATCCCAAAACAGGAAGCTTCATGAATCGATCCTCGTCGAATAGTGAATAAAGGCAGGTGTTCTGACTGATATCGCAAAAAGTCGATACTTCACAGCTGCGGGACAGCAACGGACTCTCACCGTATTTTCCCTGTTACCTCCAATGGCTGATCTCCATTGGAACCTTTTAAATCTATGTTGGCAGAAAACTTATAAATGTGATTCTTTATTGACAAACTTAGATCATTTATTCTGAGACCAGTTCCCTCAAAGGGAACTGGTTCAAATCTTCAAAAAGGAACAATTAATAGATTTTCAAAGACAATTAAAAAGGAGAATGATTCAAAGGCGAGTAATTAACTAAAAGACATCTCCTTTTAAGTAGATATTTTTTATTAAGATCAAATTATACTTAAAGATGGGATGGCCACATTGAACAGGTGGGTTTTTCGTATTCAAATCAAATACTATAGAGTCAAAAGTAAAAGCATTAAAACTACATATGTCCAATCAATGGTAAAAGAATTGAAAAGATATATGCCATTAAAGGCAATTCTTCTTGAACCATTATTAAATAAAGTAATCAGTGACATTGCTAATGAATCTCTTTCTAGTGCTATTCGTTCCTCTATTAATTCTTGGATTCATCTACACCCTGATCATCGACAACAAACGTCTTTCTCCATGGATAGAACGACTATCTCATAACAGTGGAACGATTTGGACCTATGGAATTATTACGATCACGATTCTATCAATCCTGAAGTACTGGAGTAATAGTTAAATGACTCTTAGTCCTCATAGAAAACACAAAATTTATATCGCAGCAGCTATGGGATATGGGGTTGGTTCAGACGATCCAGAAGAAGTTGCCTATTACAAGCAAATCAAAGAAGAAATGAAAAAAGAAAGGGGAAAAAGGAACATGGGAATCTCAAGAACGGATTAATACACTTAAACTAATTATCTTCTTCTAAGAGATAATAAAAATATCAGTGGAGGGAGGGGTGAAGTTCTACTAGCTGAGATATTAGCCATAGTTTTATTTAAACTTCTAGGTTACTTCAAATAATGGATATTTTCTATTAGAAAAGCTAAAGACATTTAATGCTTTAAAGGAATAGAAAACCAAACCTTTTCCTTTAGCTCATCATCTGCAAACCATTCCTTGTACTCACTTGAAAAGGCAATCCTATCTTCCCCCTCTAAATAATTCAACCGAGCTAGAGCATGATCTAACGCCACCTGTAAGGATTTCATTGCTTGACTCTCTCGAGAAGACATAAAGACTCCTTTGATTAATAGAATGTTATCTCGACCAGGAAGAAAAAGCACTTAAATTAATATCCTTCTTTTCAATTACAAGCGTTTCATGAGTAATAACGGTCAACCATTTCTTGAAGCATCTTACGGATGTGCTCATTTTCAGCATTGGTTTCTTCTTTTAATTTCTCGCATGCACCTTTAACTTGCATCCAAACAGCTTCCATAACTTCTCGTTCTTCTTCTGAAGGTTTCCACTTAGACTTTTCCATATAAAAGATCATAGAACCCAAGTAAGTTCTGAGATCGAAGATTTACCCAAATCCCTACACTAACTATCTAAACCATTGATACCAATACACATGAAATTCTTTTGAATTAAAAGCAATCAATTCAACAAAATACATCAAATCAGATTAATGCATCAATAATGGTCGATGTTTTAAGAGACTATGCAGAAAGGTTGGATGGGTAATAAAAAGCCTGCCCCCTTCTCCTGCCTTGTATTCAATAAAAAATAATGCCAGATAAGCCTTCGAAATGGATTACCTCCCTCCGCGAAGAAATTCGACAGCAATGTGGCGAGGGATGGATGGTCCGCGGCATAGGGAAAGGTCATGTTCAAAAGGTTCAGCTGACAGTTCGTTTTGAGGATGGCAACCGAACC
It encodes:
- a CDS encoding succinate dehydrogenase — its product is MLLLFFLVIHLLGLFIAIIAPIPFELYATALHSASWVIMCELCLVAIALTHIFLTLVKVISNSQNGSNSNLVSRRKNFLAIFAARSQPIGGVVLLYFLFIHLGQLRFPRPADGSELVTLQLFLSSPVTSSFYILSSLALLLHLFHGIESSQRSLGLLTPLNSSLIRALGRGLSVIISGGFILVTALIGRSMINY
- a CDS encoding DUF1330 domain-containing protein, producing the protein MDKKGAKGYWISTSTVINHELFDQYVEKVGPWLKTVEGNVFAKDMQPQGKEQTEGANLAVICEFPSMRAAVEAYESVEYQELSKIRKAATENATFTIMEGMDEATKLRRAMGK
- the arfB gene encoding alternative ribosome rescue aminoacyl-tRNA hydrolase ArfB → MDLIINSLLIIPSKELKWRFSRSSGPGGQGVNTTDSRVELIFDIKNSSIISPFQKIRLLEQLQNRIRNGCVNIVATEERSQYHNRKLALVRLTNLLQEGLKAPPKSRAATKPTRASQNRRLTTKKHRGELKKKRQRKSSIDD
- a CDS encoding DUF2811 domain-containing protein, with product MSSVVSFISDVPAPIKASMEAFIKSHPNWDQHRFIQAAIAKFLIQNGINSSSITRLYIENVFPQKLSKREML
- a CDS encoding DUF2811 domain-containing protein, producing MKLETEISEVLYEKMKAFIKSNPKWTQDSFMSSSLANFLFQNGCKNEDVKEKFLQDLF
- a CDS encoding carbonic anhydrase, coding for MSLRHPLFHRTILALLVDAQESGYEPPTLENREVFKNELLKELEEGISPIIERCCYKNPSVQRNEEVSNLPKC
- a CDS encoding Signal peptidase I yields the protein MAEGKEQKGFLKKFGKWAPIIGGGWIVLNIVLPLLLLRIPFVQKFLVSAGDKLPFDIPGIG
- a CDS encoding HupE/UreJ family protein; the protein is MKLPVLGSKLLDSLGVFFLLLLLGFIKPALAHHPFGMGENSDLSVWQALLSGVGHPLLGPDHLLFMLGIALIGLKRTKKWVLPLLAVGLAGSALVQLQPLPDLLAPWAEALVSLSLAIEGLIVLNRLSSKWLLPMFALHGYLLGSTIVGAESTPLIGYLLGLLFAQAGLLLLVTAMSQRIINWLGANGLLLTAGAWIGIGSAFSWAALVD